Proteins encoded in a region of the Microbacterium neungamense genome:
- a CDS encoding fumarylacetoacetate hydrolase family protein has translation MTVPLRRPGKIIAIHLNYISRADQRGRRPAAPSYFFKPSSSVAGTDGVVERPAGTELLAFEGEIALIVGTAARHVSVEDAWSHVAAVTASNDLGLYDLRANDKGSNVRSKGRDGYTPLGPELIDAAAVDPSALRVRAWVNGELKQDDTTAGLLFPLPQLVADLSQHFTLEPGDVILTGTPAGSSVIVPGDVVEIEVDTIAGPHRTSGRLRTTVVQGEVPFDPALGSLPAVDDVQREEAWGSREAAGLPDPSTGSGSGTSDAEGVEASAPSTGSGSAGLSPALRAKLEAAPTAGLSSQLRKRGLHSCFIDGVSANLPGAKIVGTAKTLRFVPAREDLFKSHGGGYNAQKRAFDAVAEGEVIVIEARGESGTGTLGDILALRAKTRGAAGVVTDGGVRDFDAVAEIGLPVFSRGAHPSVLGRRHVPWEVDVTIACGGATVQPGDVIVGDGDGVIVIPADLAEEVADEALGQEEEDAWIAEQVAAGHPVDGLFPMNAEWRAKYEAGREERG, from the coding sequence TTCTTCAAACCGTCCAGCTCCGTGGCCGGCACGGACGGTGTCGTCGAGCGGCCCGCCGGCACCGAGCTGCTGGCGTTCGAGGGCGAGATCGCACTCATCGTCGGCACCGCCGCGCGGCACGTGTCGGTCGAGGACGCGTGGTCGCACGTCGCCGCGGTGACCGCCTCGAACGACCTCGGCCTGTACGACCTGCGCGCCAACGACAAGGGATCGAACGTGCGCTCCAAGGGCCGCGACGGGTACACCCCGCTCGGTCCGGAGCTGATCGACGCGGCCGCGGTGGACCCGTCGGCGCTGCGCGTGCGGGCCTGGGTCAACGGCGAGCTCAAGCAGGACGACACCACCGCGGGGCTGCTGTTCCCGCTCCCCCAGCTGGTCGCCGACCTGTCCCAGCACTTCACCCTGGAGCCCGGCGACGTCATCCTCACCGGCACGCCCGCCGGGTCGTCCGTGATCGTGCCCGGCGACGTCGTCGAGATCGAGGTGGACACGATCGCAGGCCCGCACCGCACATCGGGGCGGCTGCGCACCACGGTCGTCCAGGGCGAGGTCCCGTTCGATCCCGCCCTCGGCTCCCTCCCCGCCGTCGACGACGTCCAGCGCGAGGAGGCCTGGGGCTCCCGCGAGGCCGCCGGCCTCCCGGACCCTTCGACGGGCTCAGGGTCCGGAACCTCGGACGCTGAGGGTGTCGAAGCGTCCGCCCCTTCGACGGGCTCAGGGTCCGCCGGCCTGTCCCCCGCCCTCCGCGCGAAGCTGGAGGCCGCGCCCACGGCCGGGCTGTCCAGCCAGCTGCGCAAACGCGGGCTGCACTCCTGCTTCATCGACGGCGTCTCCGCGAACCTGCCCGGCGCCAAGATCGTCGGCACAGCGAAGACGCTGCGCTTCGTCCCCGCCCGCGAGGATCTCTTCAAGAGCCACGGCGGCGGCTACAACGCGCAGAAGCGCGCCTTCGACGCCGTGGCCGAGGGCGAGGTCATCGTCATCGAGGCCCGCGGGGAGTCCGGCACCGGCACCCTCGGCGACATCCTCGCCCTCCGCGCCAAGACCCGCGGCGCGGCCGGCGTCGTCACCGACGGCGGGGTGCGCGACTTCGACGCCGTCGCCGAGATCGGCCTCCCGGTGTTCTCCCGCGGCGCGCATCCGTCCGTCCTCGGCCGCCGCCACGTCCCGTGGGAGGTCGATGTCACGATCGCCTGCGGCGGCGCCACCGTGCAGCCCGGCGATGTGATCGTCGGCGACGGCGACGGCGTGATCGTGATCCCGGCGGATCTCGCCGAGGAGGTCGCCGACGAGGCGCTCGGGCAGGAGGAGGAGGACGCCTGGATCGCGGAGCAGGTGGCCGCCGGGCACCCGGTCGACGGCCTGTTCCCGATGAACGCCGAGTGGCGGGCGAAGTACGAGGCCGGCCGCGAGGAGCGGGGATGA